A genomic window from Mesorhizobium shangrilense includes:
- a CDS encoding plasmid mobilization protein has translation MARPSMPDRQRRDHQVNVRFTFDEMRRIHAAADRAGLSVTDLVRRRSMRVRVVVKKSRALDALALEQVRKIGINLNQAVHVANATGEIPPELARIAAYVEDILMREVDLGGP, from the coding sequence ATGGCTCGCCCTTCCATGCCCGACCGCCAACGCCGCGACCACCAGGTCAACGTCCGCTTCACCTTCGACGAGATGCGCCGCATCCACGCCGCCGCGGATCGCGCCGGCCTGTCGGTCACCGACCTCGTCCGCCGCCGCTCCATGCGTGTCCGTGTTGTCGTGAAAAAATCGCGCGCGCTCGACGCACTCGCACTCGAGCAAGTCCGCAAGATCGGCATCAACCTGAACCAGGCCGTGCACGTCGCCAACGCCACCGGCGAGATCCCGCCGGAGCTCGCCCGCATCGCCGCCTATGTCGAGGACATCCTCATGCGGGAGGTCGATCTCGGTGGTCCCTAG